In the genome of Mycoplasmopsis pulmonis, one region contains:
- the deoC gene encoding deoxyribose-phosphate aldolase has protein sequence MELNKYIDHTLLKPEAKSKDIDKLIDEAKKYNFKAICINSSWVKYAKEKLKDSDIKIASVIDFPFGAAITQAKVQEAKLAISHGASEIDMVMNIGKFKDGDYEYVLNDIKSVKKVMGSNILKVIIETALLNEKEIIKACQIVLNSGAEFVKTSTGYSYRGASESDIEIMKKTVGDKVLIKASGGIKNQESLKKMIELGSSRIGTSSSVALMENQEIKKGY, from the coding sequence ATGGAATTAAATAAATATATTGATCATACTTTGTTAAAGCCAGAGGCAAAATCAAAAGATATTGATAAGCTAATTGATGAGGCTAAAAAATATAATTTTAAAGCAATTTGCATCAACTCATCATGGGTTAAATATGCCAAAGAAAAATTAAAAGATAGCGACATAAAAATAGCATCAGTAATTGATTTTCCTTTTGGAGCTGCCATTACTCAAGCAAAGGTTCAAGAAGCCAAATTAGCAATTAGCCATGGAGCTAGTGAAATTGATATGGTAATGAATATTGGAAAGTTTAAAGATGGCGATTATGAATATGTTTTAAATGATATTAAAAGCGTTAAAAAAGTAATGGGATCAAACATTTTAAAAGTTATTATTGAAACTGCTTTATTAAATGAAAAAGAAATCATTAAAGCTTGTCAAATTGTTTTAAATTCAGGAGCTGAATTTGTTAAAACATCTACTGGATATTCATATCGAGGAGCAAGTGAAAGTGACATTGAAATTATGAAAAAAACCGTTGGAGATAAAGTTTTAATTAAAGCCTCTGGAGGAATTAAAAATCAAGAAAGCCTAAAAAAAATGATTGAACTAGGCTCAAGCAGAATTGGAACTTCTTCATCAGTTGCGCTTATGGAAAATCAAGAAATTAAGAAAGGATATTAA
- the upp gene encoding uracil phosphoribosyltransferase yields the protein MLKVIDHPLIKQKLSVIRSQKAGHDVFRKNVIEIASLMTYEVFRNYKLKEIKIDTPVAQDVLAYDYDKEIVIVAILRAGLAMVPGIVNLLPKARVGHIGIFRDEKTFEPNNYFYKIPDVPKDSEILIVDPMLATGNSAVYAIERLKKDGFKNIRLLSLVGVQEGVDNIEKNVGKDFPIFLGSLDEKLNDKKYIVPGLGDAGDRIFGTK from the coding sequence ATGTTAAAAGTTATTGACCATCCTCTAATTAAACAAAAACTCTCAGTTATAAGATCTCAAAAAGCAGGTCATGATGTTTTTAGAAAAAATGTAATTGAAATTGCCTCACTTATGACTTATGAAGTTTTTAGAAACTATAAACTAAAAGAAATTAAAATTGACACTCCCGTAGCCCAAGATGTTTTGGCCTATGACTATGACAAAGAAATTGTAATTGTGGCAATTTTAAGAGCTGGTTTAGCTATGGTTCCGGGAATTGTAAATTTACTTCCAAAAGCAAGAGTTGGTCACATCGGAATTTTCCGTGATGAAAAAACCTTTGAACCTAATAATTATTTCTACAAAATTCCAGATGTGCCAAAAGACTCAGAAATATTAATTGTCGATCCTATGTTAGCAACAGGAAACTCAGCTGTTTATGCTATTGAAAGACTAAAAAAAGATGGTTTTAAAAACATTAGACTTCTTTCACTTGTTGGAGTTCAAGAAGGAGTTGACAATATTGAGAAAAATGTTGGAAAAGACTTTCCAATTTTTCTAGGATCTCTAGATGAAAAATTAAATGACAAAAAATATATTGTTCCAGGACTAGGTGATGCTGGAGATAGAATCTTTGGAACAAAATAA
- a CDS encoding P68 family surface lipoprotein has product MKNKNKIFTSLAGVSILTTTAFVVSCQKEIKTMETFEDKVIFQAAQGQSWPLMPALRELIKIYNQEFKNDTNFLPVELQDQRITKTYNEDSLARTTLEKLHLKKDDEIPNILLNSARGAFLINQYNRLLDLENSKITKDLFDDVFWKLHGRIPGSDIEKLYSIPFDIATIDALVFNIDIMAHIFDQIKAGGGKINLSETNVLKTKIDKAKTEGNVQIPEGKMWKYLVAKSSEAFKGYEVVDDSFNTYEGLQEFAAKVYENLTLQENLSPEIKEQIEQGADAKVFRIDYQSVAFEKFVFDRLNAYEGKNPYLWDFEVNKETGKTGKNLIYNFKNNENIKNILLDSYEAFVKDNHEKHILGSGTKSRKFKSIFYSTKGENDWSSRDILKYNTAFAYATHLGYKDAYNSFTTRDIELQNFDGNSQSKQEKWEQIQKGFTKEEDIYYTRQTTRMKKGSDRAVFYYGGSSLVPIKTTPKRDKATIKFIEWLLTGDLPSSYGSIKVKDHLRNTSRYVVPTADRLTKEEKQKIEKMIEQKTQEFNSLKAKENKSDDEIKKMEKAQQEKNFLISVKLSLEDILSARQANEYNKYIYHDNYTAKVWKTISTTLLNYTKDGGRKTSKEKLWEELMKIQEDA; this is encoded by the coding sequence ATGAAAAACAAAAACAAAATATTTACTAGCCTTGCAGGAGTGTCTATTTTAACGACAACAGCTTTTGTTGTTTCTTGTCAAAAAGAAATCAAAACAATGGAAACTTTTGAAGACAAAGTTATCTTTCAAGCAGCTCAAGGACAAAGCTGACCTTTAATGCCAGCTCTAAGAGAGCTAATAAAAATTTACAATCAAGAATTTAAAAATGATACTAATTTTTTGCCAGTTGAGCTTCAAGATCAAAGAATAACCAAAACTTATAATGAAGATTCACTAGCAAGAACTACACTTGAAAAATTGCATCTAAAAAAAGATGATGAAATTCCTAATATTTTATTAAATAGTGCCAGAGGTGCTTTTTTAATAAATCAATATAATAGACTTTTAGATCTTGAAAATTCAAAAATCACAAAAGATCTTTTTGATGATGTATTTTGAAAATTACATGGAAGAATTCCGGGTTCAGACATAGAAAAGCTCTATTCAATTCCTTTTGATATTGCAACAATAGATGCTCTTGTTTTTAATATTGACATTATGGCTCATATTTTTGATCAAATTAAAGCTGGTGGCGGAAAAATTAATTTATCAGAGACTAATGTCTTAAAAACAAAAATTGACAAAGCTAAAACAGAGGGAAATGTTCAAATTCCTGAAGGAAAAATGTGAAAATATTTAGTAGCTAAGTCAAGTGAAGCTTTTAAAGGATATGAAGTTGTTGATGATTCATTTAATACCTATGAAGGCCTTCAAGAATTTGCAGCAAAAGTCTATGAAAATTTAACCTTGCAAGAAAATCTTTCTCCTGAGATAAAAGAACAAATAGAACAGGGAGCTGATGCTAAAGTTTTTAGAATAGACTATCAAAGCGTGGCTTTTGAAAAATTTGTTTTTGATAGGTTAAATGCCTATGAAGGAAAAAATCCTTATCTTTGAGATTTTGAAGTAAATAAAGAAACAGGAAAAACTGGAAAAAATTTAATTTATAACTTTAAAAATAATGAAAATATTAAAAATATTTTACTCGATTCCTATGAAGCTTTTGTTAAGGATAATCACGAAAAACATATTTTAGGCTCAGGAACTAAATCAAGAAAATTTAAATCAATTTTTTATTCAACAAAAGGTGAAAACGATTGATCAAGTCGTGATATTTTAAAATACAACACAGCTTTTGCCTATGCTACTCATCTAGGTTATAAAGATGCTTACAATTCTTTTACTACAAGAGATATTGAACTTCAAAATTTTGATGGCAATAGTCAAAGCAAACAAGAAAAATGAGAGCAAATTCAAAAAGGCTTTACCAAAGAAGAAGATATCTACTACACAAGACAAACTACAAGAATGAAAAAAGGATCTGATAGGGCTGTATTTTACTATGGAGGTTCTTCACTTGTTCCAATAAAAACAACTCCAAAAAGAGATAAAGCCACCATCAAATTTATTGAATGACTTTTAACAGGAGATCTTCCAAGCTCTTATGGAAGCATTAAAGTAAAAGACCATCTAAGAAATACAAGTAGATATGTAGTTCCTACAGCAGATAGGCTTACTAAAGAAGAAAAGCAAAAAATAGAAAAAATGATTGAGCAAAAAACTCAAGAATTTAACTCTTTAAAAGCTAAAGAAAATAAAAGTGATGATGAAATTAAAAAAATGGAAAAAGCTCAACAAGAGAAAAACTTTTTAATATCAGTAAAATTATCTTTAGAAGACATTTTATCAGCAAGACAAGCTAATGAATATAACAAATATATCTATCATGATAACTACACTGCAAAAGTATGAAAAACAATTAGTACAACTCTTTTAAACTACACCAAAGATGGTGGAAGAAAAACCTCAAAAGAAAAGCTTTGAGAAGAGCTTATGAAAATTCAAGAAGATGCTTAA
- a CDS encoding P68 family surface lipoprotein gives MKNKKRFLVSAAFAAFLALTPIVVSCKQGESSKKLNFQADSFEDKVVFQSAQGTIWPLMTGLSELIKIYNQEYKNDADFLPVELQDQSITKTFSEDTLARDTLSKIHGGNNNDIPNILLNNPSGAFLISQYERLLDFEGTKIKGELFGEVLRKTHSKIPGSNVEKLYALPFDVTTVDAVLYNLDIMAHIFEQIRAGGGKVNLSETNPLKMKIDKAKTEGNSEIPEGKIWRYLMAKSNQAFSGYEVKDETFESYEAIQEFASKVYDGLELQKNLSDEIKAKIASDADAKVFRMDYQDLTFGKFLYDRLNAYEGKNPYLWDFENPDPSKGITGRNLKYNFKNDPRVKEIFLNAYNDFVKDNKQKIVSGSGTSAKRLKSIYYSTKGHNDWSGSDVTRYNSAFAYTTKLGYTNYYNSSTLKQSVLRGFSGNAQEQEKRWKDLEKGFTRIEDFWLTRQTTKLQKNSQNRLFNYGGSSLVAIKTTQKRDKATIKFLEWIFTGDLPEKHGGGKVKDLLRNRSRYIVPTADKISEQERDKVQKLIDEQDKLFKDLKAKENKSAEEIAQMDKAEEQRNYLISARLTIDDILASVKAKEQTRFIYNDDYTSQIWTKITQILLNSTKSGEKPLTKEEFWAELEKIQ, from the coding sequence ATGAAAAATAAAAAGAGATTTTTAGTTTCAGCTGCTTTTGCAGCTTTTTTAGCTTTGACTCCCATTGTTGTTTCATGTAAACAAGGAGAAAGTTCAAAAAAATTAAACTTCCAAGCAGATAGTTTTGAAGATAAAGTTGTTTTTCAATCAGCTCAAGGTACAATTTGGCCTCTTATGACTGGTCTTAGTGAGCTTATCAAAATTTATAATCAAGAATATAAAAATGACGCTGATTTTTTACCAGTTGAGTTACAAGATCAATCAATTACAAAAACTTTTAGTGAAGATACTCTAGCAAGAGATACTCTTTCAAAAATTCATGGTGGAAATAACAATGACATTCCAAATATTTTGTTAAATAACCCAAGTGGTGCTTTTTTGATTAGTCAATATGAAAGACTTTTAGACTTTGAAGGAACTAAGATTAAAGGTGAACTTTTTGGAGAGGTTCTTAGAAAAACTCATAGTAAAATTCCAGGTTCAAATGTAGAAAAATTATATGCTCTTCCTTTCGATGTAACTACAGTTGATGCCGTGCTTTATAACCTTGACATTATGGCTCATATTTTTGAACAAATTAGAGCAGGTGGAGGAAAAGTTAACTTGTCAGAGACCAATCCACTAAAAATGAAAATTGACAAAGCTAAAACTGAAGGAAACAGTGAAATTCCAGAAGGAAAAATTTGAAGATATTTAATGGCCAAATCCAACCAAGCCTTTAGTGGTTATGAAGTAAAAGATGAAACTTTTGAAAGTTATGAGGCAATTCAAGAATTTGCCTCAAAAGTCTATGATGGCCTTGAACTACAAAAAAATTTATCAGATGAAATAAAAGCTAAAATAGCTAGTGATGCAGATGCTAAAGTATTTAGAATGGACTATCAAGATCTAACCTTTGGTAAATTTTTATATGATAGACTAAATGCCTATGAAGGAAAAAATCCTTATCTTTGAGACTTTGAAAATCCAGATCCAAGCAAAGGAATAACCGGAAGAAACTTAAAATACAATTTTAAAAATGATCCAAGAGTTAAAGAAATTTTCCTAAATGCCTACAATGATTTTGTCAAAGACAATAAACAAAAAATAGTTTCAGGTTCAGGAACTAGCGCTAAAAGATTAAAATCTATTTACTATTCAACTAAAGGTCACAATGACTGATCAGGTAGTGATGTTACAAGATATAATAGCGCTTTTGCCTATACAACTAAACTTGGTTATACCAACTATTACAACTCATCTACATTAAAACAATCTGTTCTTAGAGGCTTTAGTGGAAATGCTCAAGAACAAGAAAAAAGATGAAAAGATCTTGAAAAAGGCTTTACTAGAATAGAAGATTTTTGACTAACTAGACAAACAACAAAGCTACAAAAAAATTCACAAAATAGACTTTTTAACTATGGAGGCTCTTCACTAGTTGCTATAAAAACTACCCAAAAAAGAGACAAAGCCACCATTAAATTCTTAGAGTGAATTTTTACAGGAGATCTTCCTGAAAAACATGGCGGTGGAAAAGTTAAGGACTTACTAAGAAATAGAAGTAGATATATAGTTCCTACTGCAGATAAAATCTCAGAACAAGAAAGAGACAAAGTACAAAAACTAATAGATGAGCAAGATAAATTATTTAAAGATCTTAAAGCCAAAGAAAACAAAAGCGCTGAAGAAATTGCTCAAATGGACAAAGCTGAAGAGCAAAGAAATTATTTAATCTCAGCTAGACTTACAATTGATGATATTTTAGCCTCAGTAAAAGCTAAAGAACAAACTAGATTTATCTACAATGATGATTACACAAGTCAAATATGAACTAAAATTACTCAAATTTTACTTAATTCAACTAAAAGTGGAGAAAAACCTCTAACAAAAGAAGAGTTTTGAGCAGAGCTAGAAAAAATTCAATAA
- a CDS encoding P68 family surface lipoprotein produces MKNKKKLLVSSAMTSFLVLAPIAISCKQNEQTKTQNQDSKTQNQVGETFDNKVVFQAAQGAGWPLMIGLREVIKIYNEDHKNDPDFLPVELQDQTITKTFGEDALVRNILEKFYHKKNSEIPNILLNSPGGAFLVNQYERLLNLENSKINGDLFGKALRKTHSKIPGSDIEKLYAIPFDISTIEGLVFNIDIMAHIFEQIRAGGGKINLSETNALKTKIDQANQKGNTSIPEGKMWKYLVVKSNESFKGYEVNDDSFDTYEGLQEFASKVYDGLKLKDDLSDEIKEKILQGQDAKVFRMDYQNAAFGKFLYDRLDAYDGKNPYLWNFEKDQATGKEGKHLDYNFKKDERIKNILLEAYQDFTKDNKVTNVLGEGLKAKKFRSIYYSTKGNTDWSTGDILRYNTAFAYVPHLGYNGSYATYTIRKDHLRNVQGSQKELEDKWQEIQKDYTKEDDVYYTRQTTRMKKGSQKAIFNYGGSSLVTIKTSEKRDKATIKFLEWIFTGDLSTKHGGGKVKDLLRNRSRYIVPTVDRVTEEERDKIVKVIEEKTKIFKDLEAKENKTEQEIQTMEKAQEERNYLMAVRLTLDDILESIKRNEYNRANHTDGYTTKVWGTISRSLLDSTRNGGRKTSSSDLWEEIKKIQE; encoded by the coding sequence ATGAAAAATAAAAAGAAACTTTTAGTTTCCTCTGCTATGACATCTTTTTTAGTTTTAGCGCCAATAGCTATTTCTTGTAAACAAAATGAACAGACAAAAACTCAAAATCAAGATTCAAAAACCCAAAATCAAGTTGGAGAAACATTTGATAATAAAGTTGTTTTTCAAGCAGCTCAAGGAGCTGGTTGACCATTGATGATTGGACTAAGAGAAGTTATAAAAATTTACAATGAAGATCATAAAAATGACCCTGATTTTCTACCAGTTGAGCTTCAAGATCAAACAATAACAAAAACTTTTGGAGAAGATGCTCTAGTAAGAAACATCCTTGAAAAGTTTTATCACAAAAAAAACAGTGAAATTCCAAACATTTTACTTAATAGCCCAGGTGGAGCTTTTTTAGTTAATCAATATGAAAGACTTTTAAATCTTGAAAACTCAAAAATTAATGGAGATCTTTTTGGAAAAGCTCTTCGAAAAACTCACAGTAAAATTCCAGGCTCAGATATAGAAAAGCTTTATGCAATTCCCTTTGACATTTCTACAATAGAGGGCTTAGTTTTTAACATAGACATTATGGCTCATATTTTTGAACAAATTAGAGCAGGTGGTGGAAAAATTAACTTGTCAGAGACAAATGCTTTAAAAACTAAAATTGACCAAGCTAATCAAAAAGGAAACACTTCAATTCCTGAAGGAAAAATGTGAAAATACTTAGTTGTTAAATCTAATGAATCTTTTAAAGGATATGAAGTTAATGATGATTCATTTGACACCTATGAAGGACTTCAAGAATTTGCCTCAAAAGTCTATGATGGTTTAAAACTTAAAGATGATTTATCTGATGAAATCAAAGAAAAAATACTTCAAGGTCAAGATGCAAAAGTTTTTAGAATGGACTATCAAAATGCAGCTTTTGGTAAATTTCTTTACGATAGATTAGATGCCTATGATGGTAAAAATCCTTATCTATGAAACTTTGAAAAAGATCAAGCAACTGGAAAAGAAGGAAAGCACTTAGATTACAACTTCAAAAAAGATGAGAGAATTAAAAACATTTTACTTGAGGCTTACCAAGACTTTACTAAAGACAATAAAGTTACAAATGTTTTAGGAGAAGGACTTAAAGCCAAAAAATTTAGATCAATTTACTATTCAACTAAAGGTAACACTGATTGATCAACTGGTGATATTCTAAGATACAACACAGCCTTTGCTTATGTTCCTCATCTAGGTTACAATGGTTCATATGCTACTTATACAATAAGAAAAGATCATCTTAGAAATGTTCAAGGTAGCCAAAAAGAGCTAGAAGATAAATGACAAGAAATTCAAAAAGACTACACTAAAGAAGATGATGTTTATTACACAAGACAAACTACAAGAATGAAAAAAGGCTCACAAAAAGCAATTTTTAATTATGGTGGTTCTTCATTAGTTACTATAAAAACTAGTGAAAAAAGAGACAAAGCTACAATTAAATTTTTAGAGTGAATTTTTACAGGTGATCTTTCAACAAAACATGGCGGAGGAAAAGTTAAGGACTTACTAAGAAATAGAAGTAGATACATAGTTCCAACCGTTGATAGAGTAACTGAAGAAGAAAGAGATAAAATCGTAAAAGTAATTGAAGAAAAAACTAAAATATTTAAAGATTTAGAAGCCAAAGAAAACAAAACTGAGCAAGAAATCCAAACAATGGAAAAAGCTCAAGAGGAAAGAAATTACTTAATGGCTGTTAGACTTACTCTTGATGATATTTTAGAATCTATAAAAAGAAATGAATATAATAGAGCAAACCACACTGATGGTTATACAACAAAAGTTTGAGGAACAATAAGTAGATCCCTTCTTGATAGCACTAGAAATGGAGGACGTAAAACTTCATCTAGTGATCTTTGAGAAGAAATTAAAAAAATTCAAGAATAA
- a CDS encoding P68 family surface lipoprotein, whose product MKNKKILLEISSISTLALSSVFVSCIRSNDFSDKVIIQTAQGASWPLMPTFQKVVELYNKSQKDTNDFLEVELQDASITKTFDEDELARNVTAQLKVANNNNIPNLILNNHKSAHLINEYQRLLDFTGTKISKDLYFEGLYNLHNKVIGQSSEKLFSIPFNVASLDSLVFNIDIMAHIFEQIKAGGGKISLSETNPLKMKIDKAKTEGNSEIPEGKIWRYLIAKSNNAYSNFNVQDWHFQSYQGLQEFASKVYDGLKLQENLNPQIQEKLLKDKNANIFKIDYQELPFQKLLFDKINSDKDTNNFLWNLKEKTDAQGQKKSTLEYTINNSQELQNILKQTYEEFTKDNKQTNIIGSGINAKKLNSIHYAANGSVDWTSWDIRNYNSAFGFSSHVGITRSYDSPHSRRTYVSGNEQEKKKIIDDFPKWEDVYWSNQVTKVQKDSKHPIFYEGGSSLVAIKTTSKRDKATIKFLEWIYEANIPGTNQKVWSFLQNGSSYVFPTKQAVTDKAKADLESLISSKEKELESLKNLANPTQEQSKRKDQIEDEIGPLRAANLSLEDILNIKKQNQKTLNIQNDDLTIRVISTIATLLFNTTLNDPKKVSSEEFLETIMRMLKH is encoded by the coding sequence ATGAAAAACAAAAAAATACTCCTTGAAATTAGTTCCATTTCTACATTAGCTTTATCTTCAGTTTTTGTCTCATGTATAAGATCAAATGACTTTAGCGATAAAGTTATTATCCAAACAGCTCAAGGAGCTTCTTGGCCTTTAATGCCTACTTTTCAAAAAGTTGTTGAGCTTTATAACAAAAGTCAAAAAGACACCAATGATTTTCTAGAAGTTGAACTTCAAGATGCAAGTATAACCAAAACTTTTGATGAAGATGAATTGGCTAGAAATGTAACTGCACAATTAAAAGTGGCTAATAACAATAACATCCCTAACTTAATTTTAAATAATCATAAAAGTGCTCATTTAATCAATGAATATCAAAGATTGCTTGATTTTACAGGAACAAAAATTTCAAAAGATCTTTATTTTGAAGGACTTTACAATCTTCACAATAAAGTAATAGGTCAAAGCTCAGAAAAACTTTTTTCAATTCCTTTTAATGTTGCTTCTCTTGACTCACTTGTTTTTAACATTGATATTATGGCTCATATTTTTGAGCAAATTAAAGCAGGTGGAGGAAAAATTAGCCTATCAGAGACCAATCCTTTAAAAATGAAAATTGATAAAGCCAAAACTGAAGGAAACAGTGAAATTCCAGAAGGAAAAATTTGAAGATATTTAATAGCCAAATCCAACAATGCTTATTCAAATTTTAATGTCCAAGATTGACACTTTCAAAGTTATCAAGGACTTCAAGAATTTGCCTCAAAAGTTTATGATGGACTAAAACTTCAAGAAAATTTAAACCCTCAAATTCAAGAAAAACTTCTAAAAGACAAAAATGCCAATATTTTTAAAATTGACTATCAAGAGCTTCCTTTTCAAAAACTGCTTTTTGATAAGATAAACTCTGATAAAGACACAAATAATTTCTTGTGAAATTTAAAAGAAAAAACTGATGCTCAAGGTCAAAAAAAATCTACTTTAGAATACACTATCAATAACAGTCAAGAACTTCAAAACATACTAAAACAAACCTATGAAGAATTTACCAAGGATAACAAACAAACCAACATAATTGGAAGTGGAATTAATGCCAAGAAATTAAATTCAATTCACTATGCAGCTAATGGAAGTGTTGATTGAACAAGTTGAGATATTAGAAACTATAATAGTGCCTTTGGTTTTTCATCTCATGTAGGAATAACTCGCTCTTATGACTCACCTCATTCAAGAAGAACTTACGTTAGTGGAAATGAACAAGAGAAAAAGAAAATAATTGATGATTTTCCAAAATGAGAAGATGTTTATTGAAGCAATCAAGTTACAAAAGTTCAAAAAGACTCAAAACATCCAATTTTCTATGAAGGAGGCTCTTCGCTAGTGGCTATAAAAACCACTAGCAAAAGAGATAAAGCCACCATTAAATTCTTAGAGTGAATTTATGAGGCAAACATTCCTGGAACAAATCAAAAAGTTTGATCATTTTTACAAAATGGAAGCTCTTATGTTTTCCCAACAAAACAAGCTGTAACCGATAAAGCCAAAGCTGATTTAGAATCTTTAATTAGCTCTAAGGAAAAAGAACTAGAAAGTTTAAAAAACTTAGCCAATCCAACACAAGAGCAAAGTAAAAGAAAAGATCAAATTGAAGATGAAATTGGTCCTTTAAGAGCTGCTAATTTATCACTTGAGGATATTTTGAATATTAAAAAACAAAATCAAAAAACTTTGAATATTCAAAATGATGATTTGACAATTAGAGTCATTTCTACCATAGCAACTCTTTTATTTAACACAACTTTAAATGATCCTAAAAAAGTCTCTTCAGAAGAATTTTTAGAAACAATAATGCGAATGCTAAAACATTAA
- the pepF gene encoding oligoendopeptidase F, which yields MSKEIKEYKKYSDVPKEYRFDLDYLLEGKTIDQLFDQFLEKSKKLIKIKDSKYQNIESYLESLKLEEDFNLLNNKIINYISNNISVNVVDSHFREISQKFEFMYYSFFNQIGDENQRILEHEEKITKWLLDPRLASYKKALDFVFKSKKHRLSKEVEDYLIKVSRGNIELYKVYGILTNSELDYGYALSSDGKRKIEINLSNRFNLLKDQDENIRKTTYLNWNKASAKHKETLSSLLYQHFSKLSADALARGYSSTVNSFLFEDQVDEKLLKNLYDKVSSNKKVFQKYYQNYKKFFEKKNSKQMEAWDIYLPLVVVDEKYSIEEAQDLVLKSLEPMGSEYISKVKEAFSSRWVDYLPVKNKRSGAYSIGSTHGIDKKFILMNFDGTLNSVSTLSHEMGHSMHSYFSDKTQPQSLSSYPIFLAEIASIFNELMLKDYLLEVSENLETKFHILNESILNFVGTVHRQTLWSEYEYTLYNKIDKGEPVGTYTKIDEIYEQISQKYKVSDLKNHHPEDEKNVIGVNVPHFYYHFYVYKYAIGMIVANVFYQKYKEEGKQALEFYINKFLSAGGRDWPVEILKDAGIDLYDSKIYDLAFKNFEQTIDQFVEIGNKLFK from the coding sequence ATGTCAAAAGAAATAAAAGAATACAAAAAATATAGCGATGTGCCAAAAGAATATCGCTTTGATTTAGACTATCTTTTAGAAGGGAAAACAATTGATCAACTTTTTGATCAATTTTTAGAAAAATCTAAAAAATTAATCAAAATAAAAGATTCAAAATACCAAAACATTGAAAGTTATTTAGAATCTTTAAAACTAGAAGAAGATTTTAATTTACTAAATAACAAAATCATCAATTATATTTCTAATAACATTAGTGTTAATGTAGTTGATTCTCACTTTAGAGAAATTAGTCAAAAATTTGAATTTATGTACTATAGCTTTTTTAATCAAATTGGAGATGAAAATCAAAGAATTTTAGAACATGAAGAAAAAATTACTAAGTGACTTTTAGACCCTAGACTAGCAAGTTATAAAAAAGCTCTTGATTTTGTTTTTAAAAGTAAAAAACACCGCTTAAGCAAGGAAGTTGAAGATTATTTAATTAAAGTTTCAAGAGGTAATATTGAACTTTATAAAGTCTATGGTATTTTAACTAATTCAGAACTTGACTATGGCTATGCTCTTTCAAGTGATGGAAAAAGAAAAATTGAAATTAATTTATCAAATAGATTTAATCTTCTAAAAGACCAAGATGAAAACATTAGAAAAACAACTTATCTAAATTGAAATAAAGCATCTGCTAAACACAAAGAAACTCTTAGTTCACTTTTATACCAACACTTTAGCAAGCTTTCAGCTGATGCTTTGGCTAGAGGATATTCTTCAACTGTAAATTCCTTTTTATTTGAAGATCAAGTTGATGAAAAACTTCTTAAAAATCTCTATGACAAAGTCTCTTCAAACAAAAAAGTTTTCCAAAAATACTATCAAAATTACAAGAAATTTTTCGAAAAGAAAAATTCGAAACAAATGGAAGCTTGAGACATTTATCTACCTCTAGTTGTAGTTGATGAAAAATATTCAATTGAAGAGGCTCAAGATTTAGTTTTAAAATCACTTGAACCTATGGGAAGTGAATACATTTCGAAAGTCAAAGAAGCTTTTAGTTCAAGATGAGTTGACTATCTTCCTGTTAAAAATAAAAGATCAGGAGCTTATTCAATTGGATCAACACATGGAATTGACAAAAAATTCATCCTTATGAATTTTGATGGAACTCTAAATAGTGTTTCAACTCTTTCACATGAAATGGGTCATTCAATGCACTCATATTTTTCAGACAAAACCCAACCTCAATCACTAAGTTCTTATCCTATTTTTCTAGCAGAAATTGCTTCAATTTTTAATGAGCTAATGCTTAAGGATTATCTATTGGAAGTTTCAGAGAATCTAGAGACAAAATTCCATATTCTAAATGAGAGTATTTTAAATTTTGTTGGAACAGTTCATAGACAAACTCTTTGAAGTGAATATGAATATACTTTGTACAATAAAATTGACAAAGGCGAACCAGTGGGAACTTATACAAAAATTGATGAGATTTATGAACAAATTAGCCAAAAATACAAAGTTAGTGATTTAAAAAATCACCATCCAGAAGATGAAAAAAATGTTATTGGAGTTAATGTTCCTCATTTTTACTACCATTTCTATGTTTATAAATATGCAATTGGAATGATAGTTGCCAATGTCTTTTACCAAAAATACAAAGAAGAAGGTAAGCAAGCTCTAGAATTTTACATCAATAAATTCTTAAGTGCAGGTGGAAGAGACTGACCAGTTGAAATTTTAAAAGATGCTGGAATTGATCTTTATGATTCAAAAATTTATGATCTAGCCTTTAAAAATTTTGAACAAACAATAGATCAATTTGTTGAAATAGGAAACAAACTTTTTAAGTAA